A genome region from Mycolicibacterium litorale includes the following:
- a CDS encoding GNAT family N-acetyltransferase, translated as MAHVLDVSIAEPGELNDATLEIAEALVRSAFGDDFRTHDWLHGVPGVHVLVTENGELLAHAAVVARELRQGNRVFDTGYLEGVAVRGDQQGRGLGRLVMDHAESIIRTRHQIGALNAVDDAASFYAARGWHPWSGPTGGQSPAGIIDTYDAADRIFVLMPGSHPPLRATEPLICDWRIGDLW; from the coding sequence GTGGCTCACGTGCTGGACGTGTCGATCGCGGAACCGGGCGAACTCAACGACGCGACTCTCGAGATCGCGGAGGCGCTGGTCCGATCTGCCTTCGGCGACGACTTCCGCACTCACGACTGGCTGCACGGGGTCCCCGGAGTCCATGTACTGGTGACCGAGAACGGCGAGTTACTCGCACACGCCGCAGTCGTGGCCCGCGAACTCCGGCAGGGCAACCGGGTCTTCGACACCGGCTACCTGGAGGGTGTCGCGGTCCGCGGCGACCAGCAGGGCCGCGGACTCGGACGCCTCGTCATGGACCATGCGGAATCGATCATCCGCACACGCCACCAGATCGGCGCGCTCAACGCCGTCGACGACGCTGCGTCCTTCTATGCCGCCCGCGGCTGGCACCCGTGGTCGGGCCCAACCGGAGGGCAATCGCCGGCCGGGATCATCGACACCTACGACGCCGCGGACCGGATCTTCGTCCTGATGCCGGGCTCTCACCCTCCGCTGAGGGCCACAGAGCCACTCATCTGTGACTGGCGAATCGGCGACCTCTGGTAG
- a CDS encoding ABC-F family ATP-binding cassette domain-containing protein, whose protein sequence is MTATLVAKNLAGGFAHRTLFEGLDVTVAPGDVVGVVGANGAGKSTLLRILAGDLEPLEGSVSLAPADAFVGWLPQEHERVPGETVAAYIARRTGCAAATHAMEQAAEALADPDHAGPDPADAYSVVLDHWLATGAADLDERLPEVLADLGLDSGAVPPHSTPMTALSGGQAARVGLAALLLSRFDVVLLDEPTNDLDLDGLARLEQFVRELRGGVVLVSHDREFLARSVTHVLELDLAQNTTTVFGGGYESYLEEREVGRRHRREQYEEFAEKKADLVARARVQREWSSQGVRNAIRKAPDNDKIRRRAATESSEKQAQKVRQMESRIARLEEVEEPRKEWTLQFTIGAAPRSSSVVATLDNAVVRQGDFVLGPVSLQVDAGERIGITGPNGAGKSTLLRLLLGYRRPDEGRASLGANVAVGEIDQARGDFTGPGRLVDRFEQRVPTWTTADVRTLLAKFGLRADHVERAVDDLSPGERTRAGLALLQAVGVNVLVLDEPTNHLDLPAIEQLEQALDTYEGALLLVTHDRRMLQNVRLDRSWRVEGGRVVEL, encoded by the coding sequence ATGACCGCAACGCTCGTCGCGAAGAACCTGGCCGGCGGGTTCGCCCACCGCACCCTGTTCGAGGGGCTCGACGTGACGGTGGCCCCTGGCGATGTGGTGGGCGTCGTCGGCGCCAACGGCGCAGGCAAGAGCACACTGCTGCGGATCCTGGCCGGGGACCTCGAACCGCTCGAGGGTTCGGTCAGCCTGGCGCCTGCCGACGCGTTCGTCGGTTGGCTGCCCCAGGAGCACGAGCGGGTGCCGGGGGAGACCGTGGCCGCCTACATCGCGCGCCGTACCGGATGCGCCGCGGCGACCCACGCCATGGAGCAGGCGGCCGAGGCGTTGGCGGACCCCGACCACGCTGGTCCTGATCCGGCCGACGCGTATTCGGTGGTGCTGGATCACTGGCTCGCCACCGGCGCGGCGGACCTGGACGAGCGGCTCCCGGAGGTGCTGGCCGACCTGGGCCTCGACTCCGGCGCCGTGCCACCGCACTCGACGCCGATGACCGCGCTGTCAGGCGGCCAAGCGGCGCGGGTGGGTCTGGCGGCACTGCTGCTGTCCCGCTTCGACGTCGTCCTGCTCGATGAGCCGACCAACGACCTGGACCTCGACGGCCTCGCCCGGTTGGAACAGTTCGTCCGCGAGCTCCGGGGTGGCGTGGTGCTGGTCAGCCATGACCGGGAATTCCTCGCCCGCAGCGTGACTCACGTCCTCGAGCTCGATCTCGCGCAGAACACCACCACGGTTTTCGGCGGCGGCTACGAGAGCTATCTGGAAGAGCGTGAAGTCGGCCGCCGGCACCGGCGGGAACAGTACGAGGAGTTCGCCGAGAAGAAGGCCGACCTCGTGGCGCGGGCCCGTGTCCAACGGGAGTGGTCGAGCCAAGGGGTGCGCAATGCGATCCGCAAGGCTCCCGACAACGACAAGATCCGGCGCCGGGCGGCCACCGAATCCAGCGAGAAGCAGGCGCAGAAGGTGCGCCAGATGGAGAGCCGCATCGCTCGCCTCGAAGAGGTCGAAGAGCCCCGCAAGGAGTGGACACTCCAGTTCACCATCGGTGCGGCGCCGCGGTCGAGTTCGGTCGTCGCCACCCTCGACAATGCCGTTGTGCGGCAGGGCGACTTCGTGCTCGGCCCGGTGTCGCTGCAGGTCGACGCCGGTGAGCGGATAGGGATCACCGGTCCCAACGGAGCGGGGAAGTCGACGTTGCTACGGCTGCTCCTGGGGTACCGCAGGCCCGACGAGGGCCGCGCGAGCCTGGGCGCCAACGTCGCGGTCGGCGAAATCGACCAGGCACGGGGTGACTTCACCGGACCGGGGCGACTCGTCGACCGCTTCGAGCAGCGGGTGCCGACCTGGACGACCGCCGATGTGCGAACCCTGCTCGCGAAGTTCGGGTTGCGGGCCGACCATGTGGAACGCGCGGTCGACGACCTCTCACCCGGTGAGCGCACCCGCGCGGGCCTGGCTCTGCTGCAGGCCGTGGGCGTCAACGTGCTGGTCCTCGACGAGCCGACGAACCACCTCGATCTGCCGGCCATCGAGCAACTCGAGCAGGCCCTCGACACCTACGAGGGTGCACTGCTGCTCGTGACGCACGACCGCCGGATGTTGCAGAACGTCCGGTTGGACCGCTCCTGGCGGGTCGAGGGCGGTCGGGTCGTGGAGCTGTAG
- the hisD gene encoding histidinol dehydrogenase encodes MTIAAAPRSDIATKDLKLPQRESVERGSTAAVRSTVESVIDDIRTRGDAAVREYSEKFDKYSAESYLLTPEKIDEIMARVPRQVIDDIMFVQEQVRVMAKKQLESLTDFEIETLPGVFLGQKNVPIQAAGAYIPGGKYPLLASAHMTIVTAKVAGVERVAACTPLIRGEVPDATIAAMHLAGADEIYLLGGIQAVAAMAVGTETIRPVNMLAGPGNAFVAEAKRQLFGEVGIDLFAGPTEVLIVADEHADPFIVAVDLLSQAEHGPDSPAVLITTSEEVGRKVIEHIDTILVDMPTRDFAEPAWRDWGEVRVVESLDEAYALADQYASEHVQILTESPREALDKMHDYGALFLGEGTCVSYGDKVIGTNHVLPTRGAARYTGGLWVGKYLRTVTYQEVTNTESSAFFGELCGRAARVELFEGHARSGDVRAAKYRGEKLSWSDHDFTG; translated from the coding sequence ATGACGATTGCGGCCGCACCACGAAGTGACATCGCCACCAAAGACCTCAAGCTCCCGCAGCGTGAGAGCGTCGAGCGCGGAAGCACCGCGGCGGTGCGTTCCACGGTGGAGAGCGTGATCGACGACATCCGCACCCGCGGTGACGCCGCCGTGCGCGAGTACTCGGAGAAGTTCGACAAGTACTCAGCGGAGAGCTACCTGCTCACGCCCGAGAAGATCGACGAGATCATGGCCCGCGTGCCGCGCCAGGTCATCGACGACATCATGTTCGTCCAGGAGCAGGTCCGGGTGATGGCCAAAAAGCAGCTCGAATCGCTGACGGACTTCGAGATCGAAACGCTCCCCGGCGTTTTCCTCGGCCAGAAGAACGTTCCGATCCAGGCTGCCGGCGCGTACATCCCGGGCGGCAAGTATCCACTGCTGGCCAGCGCCCACATGACGATCGTCACGGCGAAGGTCGCCGGCGTGGAGCGCGTCGCGGCGTGCACACCCCTCATCCGGGGAGAGGTTCCGGACGCGACGATCGCCGCCATGCACCTGGCCGGTGCCGACGAGATCTACCTGCTGGGCGGTATCCAAGCGGTGGCGGCCATGGCCGTCGGCACCGAGACCATCCGCCCGGTCAACATGCTCGCCGGTCCCGGCAACGCGTTCGTCGCCGAGGCCAAGCGCCAGCTCTTCGGTGAGGTCGGTATCGACCTGTTCGCCGGGCCGACGGAAGTGCTCATCGTCGCCGACGAGCACGCCGACCCGTTCATCGTCGCCGTCGACCTGTTGTCCCAGGCCGAACACGGCCCCGACTCACCGGCCGTGCTGATCACCACCAGCGAAGAGGTGGGCCGCAAGGTCATCGAACACATCGACACCATCCTGGTCGACATGCCGACCCGCGACTTCGCCGAGCCGGCGTGGCGCGACTGGGGTGAGGTCCGCGTCGTCGAATCACTGGACGAGGCCTACGCGCTGGCGGACCAGTACGCCTCCGAGCACGTGCAGATCCTGACCGAGAGCCCGCGCGAAGCGCTCGACAAGATGCACGACTACGGTGCCCTGTTCCTCGGTGAGGGCACCTGTGTGTCCTACGGCGACAAGGTCATCGGGACCAACCACGTCCTGCCCACCCGCGGCGCCGCCCGCTACACCGGCGGTCTGTGGGTCGGCAAGTACCTGCGCACCGTGACCTACCAAGAGGTGACGAACACCGAGTCCAGCGCGTTCTTCGGCGAGTTGTGCGGGCGTGCCGCCCGGGTCGAACTCTTCGAAGGGCACGCGCGATCCGGCGACGTGCGCGCCGCGAAGTACCGTGGCGAGAAGCTGTCGTGGTCTGATCACGATTTCACGGGATAA
- a CDS encoding TetR/AcrR family transcriptional regulator, which yields MTSSRDRILDAFEEVLAVEGERYATLEAVAAKAGVSKGGLLYHFPAKDQLAAALCDRLVALAADDAQRMRSAPEGPARYYVRSSHYAGTPLDRALMAVSRLQQAGDARAREVIESVSGQWLSILRDALGSLDAARAVKLIGDGLYYHALHSALGGHPATTEADEGLLEVVDRITNRQNVSGD from the coding sequence ATGACGTCTTCGCGGGATCGGATCCTCGATGCCTTCGAAGAGGTGCTCGCCGTGGAGGGCGAGCGGTACGCGACGCTGGAGGCGGTGGCGGCGAAAGCGGGAGTCTCCAAGGGCGGACTGCTCTACCACTTCCCGGCCAAGGACCAACTCGCCGCCGCCCTGTGCGACCGGTTGGTGGCGCTGGCCGCGGACGACGCGCAACGCATGCGCAGCGCGCCGGAGGGCCCGGCGCGGTACTACGTTCGGTCCTCCCACTACGCCGGCACACCTCTGGATCGCGCCCTGATGGCGGTGTCGCGGCTGCAGCAAGCCGGTGATGCGCGGGCCCGGGAGGTCATCGAGTCGGTCTCCGGACAGTGGCTGAGCATCCTGCGCGACGCACTGGGCAGCCTCGACGCCGCGCGTGCGGTGAAGTTGATCGGCGACGGCCTGTACTACCACGCCCTGCACAGCGCGCTCGGCGGCCACCCGGCGACGACCGAGGCCGACGAGGGGTTACTCGAGGTGGTGGACCGAATCACCAACCGCCAGAACGTGTCCGGCGATTGA
- a CDS encoding DUF2254 domain-containing protein, with amino-acid sequence MTRQASPLPALRLSTAVYRFRESLFALPALVVVGGVVLAEVTAYLDRLLGFDRPIPLAIHINSNAAVWLLSTVAGATITTAGVVFSLTVVSLQLASSQFSPRVMRSFIRDRLSQSVIGVLVATFVFCVLLLRHIPADPADLAPQISMTVAILLAVAAVLLIMAYLNRLAHGLQVGEVVRTIAAEADAVIQDIARQASRETPATDVPSADPENRLVVTALRDGWVTQSPSESILGAAPPATVVRLETRTGAYIHRGEVLMTIWPAPAEPEKVRARLLSTVEIADIRTMQQDIDFGIRQLVDIALRALSSAINDPTTATEVVLRLGSLMRTLLASPEPPTSVSGPDGRVLLRPWDLSHDEYIAHAFGQIRQTGTTQPHLVAALIRVLRMLIAHAETTDRPHVIAALRTQLRLLMDSVSAEPGLHPEDLARLRAIGESVTDPAEHRRS; translated from the coding sequence ATGACGCGACAAGCCTCGCCGTTGCCGGCGCTACGCCTGTCCACGGCGGTCTACCGCTTCCGCGAGAGCCTGTTCGCGCTACCGGCCCTCGTCGTGGTCGGTGGCGTGGTGCTGGCCGAGGTCACCGCCTACCTCGACCGCCTGTTGGGTTTCGACCGACCGATACCGCTGGCCATTCACATCAACAGCAACGCCGCGGTCTGGCTGCTCAGTACCGTCGCCGGCGCCACCATCACCACGGCGGGAGTGGTGTTCTCGTTGACGGTGGTCAGCCTGCAGCTGGCAAGCAGCCAGTTCTCACCGCGGGTGATGCGCTCCTTCATCCGGGATCGGCTGAGCCAGTCCGTCATCGGTGTGCTGGTGGCGACGTTCGTCTTCTGCGTCCTGCTGCTGCGGCATATCCCTGCCGACCCAGCCGATCTCGCGCCGCAGATCTCCATGACGGTGGCCATCCTGCTGGCGGTGGCCGCCGTGTTGCTGATCATGGCCTACCTCAACCGCCTGGCCCACGGACTCCAGGTGGGTGAGGTGGTGCGCACCATCGCCGCCGAGGCCGACGCCGTCATCCAGGACATCGCACGTCAAGCGAGCCGGGAGACACCGGCCACCGATGTGCCGTCCGCGGATCCGGAGAATCGGTTGGTGGTGACGGCGCTGCGCGACGGGTGGGTCACCCAGTCACCCAGCGAGAGCATTCTCGGCGCCGCCCCACCCGCGACGGTCGTTCGGCTGGAGACCCGCACCGGCGCCTACATCCACCGCGGCGAGGTGCTGATGACGATCTGGCCGGCGCCGGCGGAACCGGAGAAGGTACGCGCGAGGCTGCTCTCGACGGTGGAGATCGCAGACATCCGCACCATGCAGCAGGACATCGACTTCGGGATCCGTCAGCTCGTCGACATCGCACTGCGCGCGCTCAGCTCGGCCATCAACGATCCGACGACGGCGACCGAGGTGGTGCTCCGGCTGGGCAGCCTCATGCGTACGCTGCTGGCGTCACCTGAGCCGCCCACCTCGGTGTCGGGTCCCGACGGACGAGTGCTCCTGCGGCCATGGGACCTGTCCCACGACGAGTACATCGCGCACGCGTTCGGCCAGATCCGCCAGACCGGGACGACGCAGCCCCACCTCGTGGCGGCGCTCATCCGGGTGCTGCGCATGCTCATCGCGCACGCGGAGACCACGGACCGCCCGCACGTCATCGCTGCCCTGCGCACACAGCTGCGGCTGCTGATGGATTCGGTGAGCGCCGAGCCCGGTCTGCACCCCGAGGACCTCGCGCGGTTACGGGCGATCGGCGAGTCGGTCACCGATCCCGCCGAGCACCGCCGCAGCTAG
- a CDS encoding zinc-dependent alcohol dehydrogenase family protein has protein sequence MRGVVMYAPGDIRVEDRDDPKILEPTDAVIKVSAACICGSDLWPYRGIGSSDGQSPMGHEYVGVVEEVGPEVTTVKAGDFVVGSFFASDNTCEICQAGYQSRCVDARPMGAIGTQAQYARIPLTDGTLVATPDRPTADLVPSLLAASDVLGTGWFGAVAADVGPGKTVAVVGDGAVGLCAVLAAKELGAERIIAMSRHADRQALAREFGATDIVAERGDEGVAAIKDLTKGLGAHGVVEAVGTQESMMQAIRSTRPGGYVGYVGVAHGVKLPGGELFFSATHLHGGPAPVRRFLPDLIDLIYRREIDPGRVFDRELPLDDAAAGYQAMDERRAIKVLLTP, from the coding sequence ATGCGCGGTGTGGTCATGTACGCCCCCGGAGACATCCGTGTCGAAGACCGCGATGACCCGAAGATTCTCGAACCGACCGACGCCGTCATCAAGGTGTCGGCCGCATGCATCTGCGGATCGGATCTGTGGCCCTACCGGGGCATCGGCAGCTCCGACGGGCAGTCCCCGATGGGGCACGAGTACGTCGGCGTGGTCGAAGAGGTGGGGCCGGAGGTCACCACCGTCAAGGCCGGGGACTTCGTCGTCGGGTCCTTCTTCGCCTCGGACAACACCTGCGAGATCTGTCAGGCCGGGTACCAGAGCCGCTGCGTCGACGCACGCCCCATGGGCGCGATCGGCACGCAGGCCCAGTACGCCCGTATCCCGCTGACCGACGGGACGCTCGTCGCCACCCCCGATCGACCCACCGCCGACCTCGTCCCGAGCCTGCTGGCGGCGTCCGACGTCCTCGGCACCGGATGGTTCGGCGCCGTGGCGGCCGACGTCGGCCCCGGCAAGACGGTCGCCGTCGTGGGGGACGGGGCCGTCGGGCTGTGCGCCGTGCTCGCCGCGAAGGAGCTGGGAGCCGAACGCATCATCGCGATGAGCCGCCATGCCGACCGCCAGGCCCTCGCGCGCGAGTTCGGCGCCACCGACATCGTCGCGGAGCGCGGTGACGAGGGGGTTGCGGCCATCAAGGACCTCACCAAGGGGCTCGGGGCCCACGGCGTGGTGGAGGCCGTCGGCACCCAGGAGTCGATGATGCAGGCGATCCGCTCGACCCGCCCGGGCGGATATGTCGGGTACGTCGGCGTCGCCCACGGGGTCAAGCTGCCCGGTGGTGAACTGTTCTTCTCCGCGACCCACCTGCACGGCGGTCCCGCCCCGGTCCGTCGGTTCCTGCCCGACCTGATCGACCTGATCTACCGCCGCGAGATCGACCCGGGCCGCGTGTTCGACCGGGAACTGCCCCTCGACGACGCCGCCGCCGGCTACCAGGCCATGGACGAACGACGCGCCATCAAGGTACTGCTGACCCCGTGA
- a CDS encoding LacI family DNA-binding transcriptional regulator — protein MPTSYDVARLAGVSQATVSRALSGGSVSAQTRKKILDAAKAVGYVPNMGARAMKTGRVNTIGVVVADLRNPFYPEILDALTCYLDAAGQKVTLWNSDGPGNDAALEAINAGSVDGVIFTTVTEASAPLRAALRRHSPVVLINRTVEGLGCDQVSSDNVAGGRAVADYLLENDHQRIAFIGGPSTASTARDRFLGFSQRLADAGAPLPSERVLEGPFTHDFGFSATTRLLTADHPPTAVFCSNDLIAFGALDAARAERAVVPDDLWIVGYDDIAMSAWPAFDLTTVHQPSGTMAEAGAQALLDRIASPTAPYRTLTFRSHLVVRGSTAGTAPSTP, from the coding sequence ATGCCGACGAGCTACGACGTTGCCCGGTTGGCGGGCGTCTCCCAGGCCACGGTGTCCAGGGCGCTCAGCGGCGGGAGCGTGAGCGCCCAGACGCGGAAGAAGATCCTCGACGCCGCGAAGGCCGTCGGCTACGTCCCCAACATGGGCGCCCGGGCGATGAAGACCGGCCGCGTCAACACCATCGGCGTCGTCGTCGCCGATCTGCGCAATCCGTTCTACCCGGAGATCCTCGACGCGCTGACCTGTTACCTGGACGCCGCGGGCCAGAAGGTCACGCTCTGGAATTCCGACGGGCCGGGTAACGACGCTGCGCTCGAAGCCATCAACGCCGGATCGGTCGACGGCGTCATCTTCACCACCGTCACCGAGGCCTCCGCGCCGCTTCGGGCCGCCCTGCGCAGACACAGCCCCGTCGTGCTCATCAACCGCACCGTCGAAGGTCTCGGGTGCGATCAGGTGTCGAGCGACAATGTGGCAGGTGGGCGCGCCGTTGCGGACTATCTCCTCGAAAACGACCACCAGAGAATCGCTTTCATCGGCGGGCCGTCGACAGCGAGCACAGCCCGCGACCGGTTCCTCGGCTTCTCGCAGCGACTTGCCGATGCCGGCGCACCGCTGCCATCCGAAAGGGTGCTGGAGGGGCCGTTCACCCATGACTTCGGGTTCAGTGCGACGACACGACTGCTGACTGCCGACCACCCGCCCACGGCCGTCTTCTGCAGCAATGACCTCATCGCGTTCGGTGCGCTCGACGCCGCCCGCGCCGAGCGGGCGGTCGTCCCCGATGACCTGTGGATCGTCGGCTATGACGACATCGCCATGTCAGCCTGGCCGGCGTTCGACCTCACCACAGTTCATCAGCCCAGCGGAACCATGGCGGAAGCGGGCGCCCAAGCGTTGCTCGACCGCATCGCGTCGCCCACAGCGCCCTACCGGACACTCACATTCCGCTCGCACCTCGTCGTCAGGGGCTCGACCGCCGGAACGGCTCCGTCCACGCCGTGA
- a CDS encoding ANTAR domain-containing response regulator produces MTDQRPDEMDRLENVSEAIESLQSLFTEDGALDDLLQRVAVSGAEAILDADYVSISVLTESAPRTAACTDDRVLPLDREQYSSGRGPCLEAADVGRPVRAVMSDDAQRWPEFVTAARACGVTATLSVPLLADRVGEQPELVGSLNIYSKTASAFDPFDEALMRLYVLTAGLLITNARRWQRSRDTIAQLGEALTSRSVIDQAKGALRAVHGCSEEEAFQRLVKESQNTNTKLHTVALNFLDSLNRAD; encoded by the coding sequence ATGACGGATCAGCGTCCCGACGAGATGGACCGGCTCGAGAACGTGAGCGAGGCCATCGAGTCGTTGCAGTCCCTGTTCACCGAGGACGGAGCGCTCGACGACCTGCTGCAGCGCGTCGCGGTGTCGGGGGCCGAAGCGATCCTGGACGCCGACTACGTGAGCATCAGTGTGCTGACCGAATCGGCTCCCCGCACCGCTGCGTGCACCGACGACCGCGTGCTCCCGCTCGACCGCGAGCAGTACTCCTCCGGGCGAGGCCCGTGTCTGGAAGCCGCTGACGTGGGTCGGCCGGTTCGCGCCGTGATGTCCGACGATGCCCAACGGTGGCCGGAGTTCGTCACCGCTGCGCGGGCGTGCGGCGTCACCGCGACGTTGTCGGTTCCGCTGCTCGCCGACCGCGTCGGTGAGCAGCCCGAACTGGTGGGGTCGCTGAACATCTACAGCAAGACCGCATCAGCGTTCGATCCCTTCGACGAAGCCCTCATGCGGTTGTACGTGCTGACCGCCGGACTGCTCATCACCAACGCCCGGCGCTGGCAACGGTCACGCGACACCATCGCCCAACTCGGCGAAGCACTCACCTCGCGTTCGGTCATCGATCAGGCCAAGGGTGCGCTGCGGGCGGTGCACGGGTGCTCCGAGGAGGAGGCGTTTCAGCGCCTGGTCAAGGAGTCGCAGAACACCAACACCAAGTTGCACACGGTGGCGCTGAACTTCCTCGACTCGCTCAACCGGGCCGACTAG
- a CDS encoding glycoside hydrolase family 6 protein produces MSSAARWMAPFLTAAAVAGMGALTVPENTAPTPAIRLASDANPLVGKPFYVNPESKGMRAARGIDPPNPQLNAVVNTPTAYWMDHLSTPSVDAKYIADAQAAGTIPILALYGIPNRDCGSFAAGGFGSAGAYRGWIDGVAAAIGPGPAAVILEPDALAMIDCLSPGQQQERLDLIRYAVDTLTRNPGTALYVDAGHPRWVAADVMAGRLNQVGVDKARGFSLNTANFFTTEESIGYGETISNMTNGSNYVIDTSRNGAGPLDSDSWCNPPGRALGTAPTTATAGPRADAYLWVKRPGESDGSCRSGQPGAGTFVAQYAIDLARNAGW; encoded by the coding sequence ATGTCCTCAGCTGCCCGGTGGATGGCGCCTTTCCTGACGGCTGCGGCTGTCGCCGGCATGGGCGCTCTGACCGTCCCGGAAAACACCGCTCCCACCCCGGCGATCCGCCTGGCCAGCGACGCCAATCCGCTGGTCGGCAAGCCCTTCTACGTCAACCCCGAATCGAAGGGCATGCGTGCCGCGCGGGGCATCGATCCGCCGAACCCCCAGCTGAACGCCGTCGTCAACACCCCGACGGCGTACTGGATGGATCATCTGTCGACGCCGTCGGTCGACGCCAAGTACATCGCCGACGCGCAGGCCGCCGGCACCATTCCGATCCTGGCGCTGTACGGCATCCCGAACCGCGACTGCGGCAGCTTCGCCGCCGGCGGCTTCGGATCGGCCGGGGCCTACCGGGGCTGGATCGACGGCGTCGCGGCTGCCATCGGGCCCGGCCCGGCCGCGGTCATCCTCGAACCCGACGCGCTGGCCATGATCGACTGCCTCTCTCCCGGTCAGCAGCAGGAACGGCTCGACTTGATCCGCTACGCCGTCGACACGCTGACCCGAAACCCGGGCACGGCGCTGTATGTCGATGCCGGGCATCCGCGCTGGGTGGCCGCCGACGTGATGGCGGGCCGGCTGAATCAGGTCGGCGTGGACAAGGCGCGTGGCTTCAGCCTCAACACCGCGAACTTCTTCACCACCGAGGAGTCGATCGGCTACGGCGAGACGATCTCGAACATGACCAACGGGTCGAACTACGTGATCGACACGTCGCGCAACGGCGCCGGACCGCTCGACAGCGATTCCTGGTGCAATCCGCCCGGTCGCGCCCTGGGCACCGCTCCGACCACGGCCACCGCCGGCCCACGTGCCGACGCCTATCTGTGGGTCAAGCGACCGGGTGAGTCCGACGGATCGTGCAGGAGCGGGCAACCCGGCGCCGGCACATTCGTCGCCCAGTACGCGATCGATCTGGCCCGCAACGCGGGTTGGTAG
- a CDS encoding MFS transporter — MRAYRDVVRTPRVLNLTASQLFARLPLGMMSLAILLHVHGLTDSYAVAGAVVAWMSVGQAVAMPVTARLAGNAGMVPTLVIAALVNGASMIALALAVSSPAMLMALGLLVGASVPPLMPVIRALYPQLVPREGVRALFALDTTAQELIWVIGPVAATLLSSAVSTAFPLVASAGVTVAGTAWFLLGAGTLRPRIAQKKAVFGSVLLNRAVMLAMVASLGLVASFMALEVGIVAAMGDDGVTAGVAIALASVGSLVGGLAFGHRRLGVVGVVAALTLVGVGIVLFAVFDNRVLQFASLFLSGLGFAPALSALYIMVSREIEEHVATEAFGWLNSAMFVGGAIGTALAGVATEAHGFMGAVVVAALLAGVAALSPIVARMAGPLHGLSGELDAALEVDGALCAAER, encoded by the coding sequence ATGCGTGCATACCGCGATGTGGTGCGGACCCCGCGTGTCCTCAACCTGACCGCCTCACAACTGTTCGCGCGTCTGCCGCTCGGCATGATGTCGCTGGCGATCCTGCTGCACGTCCACGGGCTGACCGACTCGTACGCCGTCGCGGGAGCGGTGGTCGCGTGGATGAGTGTCGGCCAGGCCGTGGCGATGCCGGTCACCGCGCGGCTCGCCGGCAACGCCGGTATGGTCCCGACGTTGGTGATCGCCGCGCTGGTCAACGGGGCGAGCATGATCGCGCTCGCCTTGGCCGTCTCATCGCCGGCGATGTTGATGGCGCTGGGGTTGCTGGTCGGCGCGTCGGTGCCGCCGCTGATGCCGGTGATCCGGGCGCTCTATCCGCAGCTGGTCCCCCGCGAGGGCGTCCGGGCCCTGTTCGCGCTCGACACGACGGCTCAGGAACTGATCTGGGTGATCGGACCCGTCGCGGCCACCCTTCTGTCATCGGCTGTGTCCACCGCCTTCCCGCTGGTCGCATCGGCGGGCGTCACGGTGGCCGGAACCGCGTGGTTCCTCCTCGGCGCAGGAACCCTTCGCCCGCGGATCGCCCAGAAGAAGGCCGTCTTCGGCAGCGTGCTGCTCAATCGCGCGGTCATGCTGGCGATGGTCGCCAGCCTCGGACTGGTGGCTTCGTTCATGGCGTTGGAGGTCGGCATCGTCGCCGCGATGGGCGACGACGGCGTCACCGCGGGGGTCGCGATCGCACTCGCCAGCGTCGGCTCACTCGTCGGGGGCCTGGCATTCGGGCATCGACGCCTCGGGGTCGTCGGCGTCGTCGCGGCCCTGACCCTCGTGGGGGTCGGCATCGTGCTGTTCGCCGTCTTCGACAACCGGGTACTGCAGTTCGCGAGCCTGTTCCTGTCCGGCTTGGGCTTCGCCCCGGCACTGTCGGCGCTCTACATCATGGTGTCCCGCGAGATCGAGGAGCACGTCGCGACCGAGGCGTTCGGCTGGCTCAACAGCGCCATGTTCGTCGGCGGGGCGATCGGCACCGCGCTCGCCGGTGTCGCCACCGAGGCGCACGGCTTCATGGGGGCGGTCGTGGTCGCCGCGCTGCTGGCGGGGGTCGCCGCCCTGAGCCCGATCGTCGCCCGGATGGCCGGCCCACTGCACGGCCTGTCGGGTGAACTGGACGCTGCGCTCGAGGTCGACGGCGCTCTGTGCGCGGCTGAGCGCTGA